The following proteins come from a genomic window of Pichia kudriavzevii chromosome 1, complete sequence:
- a CDS encoding uncharacterized protein (PKUD0A12780; similar to Saccharomyces cerevisiae YMR283C (RIT1); ancestral locus Anc_8.848), which translates to MDPEIEKDLKSLTKSLHAINLSLRNRLLSILKDAKYVKEVKQKFPDYPLIPNDRCGRWYVDPIEYDGKWMPSYFKSTDGHTNEWSFSTRRLNLHILKQVRETKGILIVDSTRRGKKIPDSFSKTIPIWIAIMNKYIAPDKSYDELLFTPDDTVSNYERDRILERLPHFQSEMNKYKDLVIDNVVDPNENGLLRPYWVYPGCRRLEIEQGCLPVILVSASQRSLDGENKMEGYTYVQGAGDDHELWGRGLTSQMFWGNINEFSDIYRMNDEEVDEMVSKIVKGDQNSVEVETFNEVFKAIVEISPTLHFGKVDKNLTVGEINANYDTMVILDSTFKLIEPSKKVHIFPLDSGSKKSAKELRTYLPQIIPLIKGRTLVACNDGEDMSVAVVLSYMNIHTPRSERSKETIRRSLISLLQYRKVNPQRATLTSVNSFLL; encoded by the coding sequence ATGGACCCCgaaattgagaaagatttgaaatctttgaCGAAATCTTTGCATGCGATTAATTTGTCACTTCGAAACCGACTattatcaattttgaaGGACGCCAAATATGTCAAAGAGgtgaaacaaaaatttccCGACTATCCACTTATACCGAATGACAGATGTGGAAGATGGTATGTGGACCCAATAGAGTATGATGGGAAATGGATGCCATCATATTTCAAATCCACTGATGGGCACACCAACGAATGGTCATTTTCTACACGGCGATTGAATCTACACATTTTGAAGCAAGTTCGGGAGACGAAAGGGATTCTAATTGTGGATTCAACTAGAAGGGGTAAAAAAATCCCTGACTCGTTTAGTAAAACGATACCCATTTGGATAGCCATCATGAACAAATACATTGCGCCTGATAAATCGTATGATGAGCTGCTATTTACGCCAGATGATACCGTCTCAAACTACGAGAGGGATAGAATCCTTGAGAGATTACCCCACTTTCAGAGTGAGATGaacaaatataaagatTTGGTGATTGATAACGTTGTCGACCCAAATGAGAATGGGCTTTTACGGCCATATTGGGTATACCCTGGATGTAGAAGACTTGAGATTGAGCAAGGATGTTTACCTGTAATTTTAGTGAGCGCCAGCCAAAGATCACTGGATGGTGAGAATAAGATGGAAGGCTATACGTATGTTCAAGGGGCAGGTGACGATCATGAGTTGTGGGGTAGAGGCTTAACCTCCCAGATGTTTTGGGGCAATATCAACGAATTTTCAGATATCTATCGTAtgaatgatgaagaagttgatgagATGGTAAGCAAAATTGTTAAAGGAGATCAAAATAGTGTAGAGGTGGAGACTTTTAACGAAGTGTTCAAAGCCATTGTCGAAATTTCACCAACATTACATTTTGGGAAGGTTGATAAGAATCTTACCGTTGGGGAGATCAATGCTAACTACGACACTATGGTTATTCTCGATTCGACATTCAAACTAATTGAACCTAGTAAGAAGGTTCACATTTTTCCTTTAGACAGTGGCTCCAAGAAATCTGCCAAGGAGCTACGGACGTATCTGCCCCAAATCATACCTTTGATTAAAGGCCGGACATTGGTTGCATGTAATGATGGTGAGGATATGTCCGTTGCCGTTGTCTTAAGTTACATGAACATACA